From Candidatus Zixiibacteriota bacterium, the proteins below share one genomic window:
- a CDS encoding O-methyltransferase, producing the protein MFHNMPKTIKERMHYLESLDKEDRLAGKSPLERLRQVPPETGKFIALLAATAPEGTYLEIGTSGGYSAMW; encoded by the coding sequence ATGTTTCACAATATGCCTAAAACCATCAAAGAAAGAATGCATTATTTAGAATCCCTTGATAAAGAGGACAGGTTAGCTGGAAAATCTCCTTTGGAGAGACTCAGGCAGGTACCTCCTGAGACCGGAAAATTCATTGCCTTGCTTGCTGCTACTGCCCCAGAGGGAACTTACCTGGAAATCGGCACGAGTGGTGGCTATTCTGCTATGTGG